Proteins encoded within one genomic window of Acinetobacter sp. WCHA55:
- a CDS encoding DUF4198 domain-containing protein yields the protein MKKISLTCLLSILALNSWAHAPFVAPSSYVVDGANTVVLAGFAEQAFDSEVAIKGFNFKVLTPKGETQELTLSHSQVLSLADVKTDQAGTYTVTGLRTGELKYAKVGQRWLRVLDAKTEGLAPLTERHFVTPNEVQAKSQQFTVQRFDQLLSYFSKQQQSELKQAYTQQGLSLVFSSHPNQISLKTPFTVKLNLENKPASGFQVTLEKQITTLGEAEKVTQLQTNGSGEVTLPFSAVGQYLVTITSPEQSEKLRPNAQTYRTILSLYVNP from the coding sequence ATGAAGAAAATAAGTTTGACTTGCTTACTGAGTATCTTGGCCCTAAATAGTTGGGCACATGCGCCCTTTGTGGCGCCAAGCAGTTATGTAGTAGATGGTGCAAACACAGTAGTTTTGGCTGGATTTGCAGAGCAAGCTTTTGACTCGGAAGTTGCGATTAAAGGCTTTAATTTTAAAGTGCTTACACCGAAGGGTGAAACTCAAGAGTTAACACTGAGTCATAGTCAAGTTCTAAGTTTGGCTGATGTAAAAACGGATCAAGCAGGAACTTATACAGTTACAGGGCTCCGAACAGGTGAGCTTAAATATGCAAAAGTTGGCCAACGTTGGTTACGGGTATTAGATGCAAAAACTGAAGGTTTAGCACCACTGACTGAACGTCACTTTGTTACCCCAAATGAAGTACAAGCGAAAAGCCAACAGTTTACTGTGCAACGTTTTGATCAGTTGCTGAGTTATTTTTCTAAGCAACAGCAAAGTGAGCTCAAGCAAGCGTATACCCAACAAGGTTTAAGTTTGGTATTTTCAAGTCATCCAAATCAGATTTCATTAAAAACACCATTCACTGTAAAATTAAACTTGGAAAATAAACCTGCATCAGGTTTTCAGGTAACACTGGAAAAACAAATCACCACATTGGGTGAGGCTGAAAAAGTGACCCAGTTGCAGACCAATGGTTCAGGTGAAGTTACTTTGCCATTTTCAGCGGTCGGGCAATACCTTGTGACCATCACCTCACCTGAACAGTCTGAAAAGCTTCGACCGAATGCTCAGACCTATAGAACGATTTTAAGTTTATACGTAAACCCTTAA
- a CDS encoding 3-oxoacid CoA-transferase subunit A, translating to MIDKSAATLTEALSQITDGSTIMIGGFGTAGQPAELIDGLIQLGIKDLTIVSNNAGNGDYGLAKLLKAGAVKKVICSFPRQSDSWVFDELYRAGKIELELVPQGNLACRIQAAGMGLGAVFTPTGYGTLLAEGKETRHIDGKDYVLEYPIKADFALIKAQQGDRWGNLVYRKSARNFGPIMAMAANVTIAQVSEVVELGGLDPEHIITPGIFVQHVVQVQPEPVAV from the coding sequence ATGATAGATAAAAGTGCAGCGACCTTAACGGAAGCGCTCTCCCAAATCACCGACGGCTCAACCATCATGATTGGTGGTTTTGGTACAGCAGGACAACCTGCAGAACTGATTGATGGCTTAATTCAACTGGGCATTAAAGACCTGACCATTGTCAGTAACAACGCAGGCAATGGTGACTATGGTCTGGCGAAACTGTTAAAAGCCGGTGCCGTGAAAAAAGTCATCTGTTCTTTCCCACGTCAGTCAGATTCTTGGGTCTTCGATGAACTCTATCGTGCAGGCAAAATCGAATTAGAACTGGTACCTCAAGGCAATTTGGCTTGCCGTATTCAAGCCGCAGGTATGGGACTCGGTGCAGTCTTCACGCCTACAGGCTACGGCACCTTATTGGCTGAAGGTAAAGAAACCCGTCATATCGACGGTAAAGATTATGTTCTCGAATATCCAATCAAAGCCGACTTCGCTTTGATTAAAGCCCAGCAAGGCGACCGTTGGGGCAATCTGGTCTATCGTAAATCGGCACGTAACTTCGGTCCGATCATGGCGATGGCAGCCAATGTCACCATTGCACAAGTCTCTGAAGTGGTGGAACTGGGTGGTTTAGACCCTGAACACATCATCACCCCAGGCATCTTCGTTCAACATGTGGTGCAGGTACAACCTGAACCTGTTGCTGTCTAA
- the pcaU gene encoding IclR family transcriptional regulator PcaU: MREEKERIENRIHNHNNKKTIRHEDFVAGISKGMAILDSFGTDRHRLNITMAAERTGMTRAAARRHLLTLEYLGYLESDGHYFYLTPKILKFSGAYLGGAQLPKISQPLLNLLTNQTSLIFSVMVLDGYEAITIARSAAHQQTDRVNPYGLHLGNRLPAHATSAGKILLAYLDDQEQCEWLNQYPLQRLTKYTHTNNETFLALLHEIREQGWCYSCEEHELGVHALAVPIYGQQLKVVAALNIVSPTMRTTKEYLIQHILPLLQETARELRNIL, translated from the coding sequence ATGCGTGAAGAAAAAGAACGAATAGAAAATCGAATACATAATCACAATAATAAGAAAACCATTCGACATGAAGACTTTGTTGCAGGGATCAGTAAAGGTATGGCTATTCTCGACAGCTTTGGTACTGACCGACATCGTTTAAATATCACTATGGCAGCGGAACGTACAGGCATGACCCGTGCCGCAGCACGACGCCATTTACTCACTCTTGAATATTTAGGCTACTTAGAGTCTGATGGTCATTATTTTTATTTAACCCCTAAAATTCTCAAATTTTCAGGCGCTTATTTAGGTGGAGCACAACTTCCCAAAATTTCTCAACCTCTACTGAACCTGCTGACCAATCAAACCTCACTCATTTTTTCCGTGATGGTTTTAGACGGCTATGAAGCCATTACTATTGCACGTAGCGCCGCACATCAACAAACAGATCGTGTCAATCCTTATGGCCTACATTTGGGCAATCGTCTACCTGCACATGCAACATCGGCAGGCAAAATTTTACTGGCCTATCTCGACGATCAGGAACAATGTGAATGGCTGAATCAGTATCCGCTACAACGCCTCACCAAATACACCCATACCAATAATGAAACGTTTCTGGCTTTATTGCATGAAATTCGAGAGCAAGGATGGTGTTATTCATGTGAGGAACACGAATTGGGCGTACATGCACTTGCCGTTCCGATTTATGGGCAACAGTTAAAAGTCGTTGCAGCCTTAAATATTGTTTCCCCTACCATGCGTACAACCAAAGAGTATTTGATTCAACATATACTGCCTTTACTACAAGAAACTGCGCGCGAACTGCGTAATATTCTTTGA